One stretch of Serinicoccus hydrothermalis DNA includes these proteins:
- the rsgA gene encoding ribosome small subunit-dependent GTPase A yields the protein MSGRYDHLDESSVRVRPSRKGSRPRTKDRPAHEDAVVGVVTTVDRGRYTTRVQDCTVVAMRARELGRSRIVVGDRVGMVGDTTGRPDTLARIVRVEDRRTVLRRSADDTDAVERVIVANADQLVIVTALADPAPRERMVDRCLVAAYDAGLDPLLLLTKADLADPADFLRHYTALDVPSVVTGSSGTGEVRALEPDAVSRVRSLLQDRTSVLVGHSGVGKSTLVNALVPDALRATGEVNAVTGRGRHTSTSAIALELPGGGWVVDTPGVRSFGLGHVDPGTFVEHFDDLAGGTAGCPRGCSHDEPDCALDAWVDEGHAGPAGAARLESLRRLLRSRGGDEHG from the coding sequence GTGAGCGGGCGCTACGACCATCTCGACGAGTCCTCCGTCCGGGTGCGCCCCTCCCGCAAGGGGTCGCGTCCGCGGACCAAGGACCGCCCGGCCCACGAGGACGCCGTCGTGGGGGTCGTCACCACCGTCGACCGGGGGCGCTACACCACCCGCGTCCAGGACTGCACCGTCGTCGCCATGCGCGCTCGCGAGCTCGGCCGCAGCCGCATCGTCGTCGGCGACCGGGTGGGCATGGTCGGGGACACCACCGGCCGACCGGACACGCTGGCCCGGATCGTGCGGGTCGAGGACCGGCGCACCGTGCTCCGCCGGAGCGCCGACGACACGGACGCGGTGGAGCGGGTCATCGTGGCCAACGCCGACCAGCTCGTCATCGTCACCGCCCTGGCCGATCCGGCGCCCCGCGAGCGCATGGTCGACCGCTGCCTGGTCGCGGCCTACGACGCCGGGCTCGATCCGCTGCTGCTCCTCACCAAGGCCGACCTGGCGGACCCGGCCGACTTCCTGCGCCACTACACCGCGCTCGACGTGCCCTCGGTGGTGACCGGCAGCTCCGGCACGGGCGAGGTTCGTGCCCTCGAGCCGGATGCTGTGAGCCGCGTCCGGTCACTCCTCCAGGACCGCACGAGCGTCCTCGTGGGTCACTCGGGCGTGGGCAAGTCCACGCTCGTCAACGCTCTGGTGCCGGACGCCCTGCGCGCGACGGGCGAGGTCAACGCTGTCACCGGCCGCGGTCGGCATACCTCGACCTCGGCGATCGCCCTGGAGCTGCCGGGGGGCGGCTGGGTCGTGGACACCCCCGGGGTCCGGTCCTTCGGGCTGGGACACGTCGACCCGGGCACCTTCGTCGAGCACTTCGACGACCTCGCCGGAGGGACCGCCGGGTGCCCGCGCGGGTGCAGCCACGACGAACCGGACTGCGCTCTCGACGCGTGGGTGGACGAGGGCCACGCCGGCCCGGCGGGGGCCGCGCGCCTGGAGTCGCTGCGACGGCTGCTGCGCAGCCGCGGCGGCGATGAGCACGGCTGA
- the aroA gene encoding 3-phosphoshikimate 1-carboxyvinyltransferase, which translates to MSAVPTWAAPTSTGPVDAQVRVPGSKSLTNRWLVLALLAGGPSTIVHPLRSRDSDSMIGALRALGAGVDDTDAARWTVRPPRGGLRGGVDIDCGQAGTVMRFVPPVAALADGPVRFDGHHSARARPVGPVLDGLRALGAEIKEEGHGTLPFVVRGGPSDESASSAGGGGAAPPVVRIDASASSQFVSALLLAGAAYPRGLRLEHTGTTLPSLPHVEMTLDALATVGVEVERTSPTSWLVHPGEVRAVDVTVEPDLSSAAPFLALAAATGGRVVVADWPERTTQPGARMRDVLAAMGASTELTPQGLAVRGAPAGRLEGVDLDLSEVGELTPVVAALCALARTPSRLRGVAHLRGHETDRIAALVTELARLGAGARETADGLEIEPAPLTGTRLRTYHDHRMAMFAAVLGAVVPGVEVEDVATAGKTFPGFDRVWSEAVATGTPSGPRAPASPEDRDGRESP; encoded by the coding sequence ATGAGCGCTGTGCCGACGTGGGCCGCACCGACCTCGACCGGCCCGGTCGACGCGCAGGTCCGCGTCCCCGGCAGCAAGTCCCTCACCAACAGGTGGCTAGTGCTGGCGCTGCTGGCAGGAGGGCCCAGCACGATCGTCCATCCGCTGCGCTCGCGCGACAGCGACAGCATGATCGGGGCCTTGCGCGCCCTGGGCGCCGGGGTCGACGACACCGACGCCGCCCGGTGGACGGTCCGACCCCCGCGTGGCGGGCTCCGTGGTGGCGTGGACATCGACTGCGGTCAGGCCGGCACCGTGATGCGCTTCGTGCCACCGGTCGCCGCGCTGGCGGACGGGCCGGTGCGCTTCGACGGGCACCACTCGGCGCGTGCCCGCCCGGTGGGGCCGGTCCTCGACGGGTTGCGGGCGCTCGGTGCCGAGATCAAGGAGGAGGGCCACGGCACCCTGCCCTTCGTCGTCAGGGGCGGCCCGTCCGACGAGTCGGCGTCCTCCGCGGGCGGCGGTGGGGCCGCGCCCCCCGTCGTGCGCATCGACGCCTCGGCCAGCTCACAGTTCGTCTCGGCGCTGCTCCTGGCAGGAGCGGCGTACCCGCGTGGTCTGCGGCTGGAGCACACCGGGACGACGCTGCCCAGCCTCCCCCACGTCGAGATGACGCTCGACGCCCTGGCCACGGTCGGGGTCGAGGTAGAGCGCACCAGCCCGACCAGCTGGCTGGTCCACCCGGGGGAGGTCCGGGCGGTCGACGTCACCGTGGAGCCCGACCTCTCCTCCGCGGCCCCTTTCCTCGCCCTCGCGGCCGCCACCGGTGGCCGGGTCGTCGTGGCCGACTGGCCGGAGCGCACCACCCAGCCCGGCGCCCGGATGAGGGACGTGCTGGCGGCCATGGGCGCCAGCACCGAGCTCACCCCGCAGGGACTGGCCGTCCGGGGCGCACCCGCGGGACGGCTCGAGGGGGTGGACCTCGACCTGTCCGAGGTCGGCGAGCTCACCCCCGTCGTCGCCGCCCTGTGCGCCCTGGCCCGGACCCCGAGCCGGCTGCGCGGGGTCGCCCACCTGCGGGGGCACGAGACCGACCGGATCGCGGCGCTGGTCACCGAGCTGGCCCGGCTGGGCGCCGGCGCCCGGGAGACGGCCGACGGCCTGGAGATCGAGCCCGCCCCCCTCACCGGGACGCGGCTGCGGACCTATCACGACCACCGCATGGCGATGTTCGCCGCCGTGCTCGGAGCGGTCGTCCCCGGGGTCGAGGTCGAGGACGTCGCCACCGCGGGCAAGACCTTCCCGGGCTTCGACCGGGTCTGGTCGGAGGCGGTCGCCACCGGTACACCGTCAGGGCCGCGGGCACCCGCGTCACCCGAGGACAGGGACGGCCGGGAGTCCCCGTGA
- a CDS encoding DUF998 domain-containing protein: MTRPPVSPRWPVLGAAGVLVAIVLFVVTVVVALRTTGTTFVWTVNMFSDLGDGACRPRGGRWICSPGSAAFNVGLASTGVLLAGAALALTPRWGRLLTGSVVVMGLGLVVAAVFPAGDTGAVHLAGVVMAFVVPAAGLLLSAVRPETRWLESGRAVRGTLAVVALVFCAENQVPPALVQEGTGQIIIVGSLVLTLVVESVRVLAVRSP, from the coding sequence ATGACCCGCCCCCCGGTCTCGCCCCGATGGCCCGTCCTGGGTGCGGCGGGTGTGCTGGTCGCCATCGTCCTCTTCGTCGTCACCGTGGTCGTCGCCCTGCGGACCACCGGGACGACCTTCGTGTGGACGGTGAACATGTTCAGCGACCTGGGGGACGGTGCGTGCCGTCCTCGGGGTGGACGGTGGATCTGCTCGCCGGGGTCGGCCGCCTTCAACGTCGGCCTGGCGTCGACCGGGGTGCTGCTCGCGGGCGCCGCGCTGGCGCTGACCCCGCGCTGGGGCCGCCTGCTCACGGGCAGCGTCGTGGTCATGGGGCTGGGCCTCGTGGTCGCCGCTGTCTTCCCCGCCGGTGACACCGGTGCCGTCCACCTGGCCGGGGTCGTCATGGCCTTCGTGGTCCCGGCAGCCGGTCTCCTGCTCTCGGCTGTGCGCCCGGAGACACGGTGGCTCGAGAGCGGTCGAGCGGTCCGGGGCACGCTGGCCGTGGTGGCGCTCGTGTTCTGCGCGGAGAACCAGGTGCCTCCCGCCCTGGTCCAGGAGGGCACCGGGCAGATCATCATCGTGGGCAGCCTGGTGCTGACCCTGGTGGTCGAGTCCGTGCGTGTGCTGGCCGTCCGGTCCCCCTGA
- a CDS encoding glycosyltransferase family 39 protein, protein MRPALPAASDPGPLWVAAPPMALVALVLLLVAPRYGPHWDELYFGMLPPRWWYVDQPPLTVWLTWMLGRVSDDLWVQRLPGVVAAVAGAFVATLFPRALGAPTSVQRLAGWAHAFTVYPLIMGHLFTTATLDLLAWQVVVLLVLRACLGHPHALLWAGTVAGLACWNKLLVVVLAAALLVGLLLTRPSLLRTRDALLGSSVFVLLGAPQVLLQLVHGLPMAEVSGGLVDEQGDLVRLVLLPALALFAGPPLLRVWLSGFLTPWRRPDRPARFLLPTFVLVLLWTFANPSQPYYPVGVLLPALAVGWATPAVAERWSRARSRTVVAANGVVACLLCLPVLPPTETWVSAVSRLNPTIRDQVGWPGYAQQISDLRRPGEAVVTDTYALAGAVHRYGSSADRAAVHSGHNALWDLGPPEGDEVLLVGEDAVARRGDFGRCGAATELDTGPVVHPRLEHVPVLHCVDPVADWATLWPRFRRLGG, encoded by the coding sequence GTGAGGCCCGCCCTCCCCGCGGCCTCCGACCCCGGCCCGCTGTGGGTCGCCGCGCCCCCGATGGCCCTCGTCGCGCTGGTGCTGCTCCTCGTCGCCCCGCGCTATGGGCCGCACTGGGACGAGCTCTACTTCGGCATGCTGCCTCCCCGGTGGTGGTACGTCGACCAGCCGCCGCTGACGGTGTGGCTCACCTGGATGCTGGGCCGGGTGAGCGACGACCTGTGGGTGCAGCGCCTGCCGGGGGTCGTGGCGGCCGTCGCCGGCGCTTTTGTGGCGACCCTGTTCCCGCGAGCCCTCGGTGCCCCGACGTCGGTGCAGCGGCTGGCCGGGTGGGCGCACGCGTTCACCGTCTACCCGCTCATCATGGGCCACCTGTTCACCACCGCGACGCTGGACCTGCTGGCCTGGCAGGTGGTGGTCCTCCTCGTCCTCCGGGCCTGCCTGGGTCACCCGCACGCTCTCCTGTGGGCCGGCACGGTCGCGGGTCTGGCCTGCTGGAACAAGCTGCTGGTCGTCGTCCTCGCGGCGGCCCTGCTCGTCGGCCTGCTGCTGACCCGGCCTTCCCTGCTGCGGACCCGGGACGCCCTGCTGGGCTCGTCGGTCTTCGTCCTCCTCGGCGCGCCCCAGGTGCTCCTGCAGCTCGTCCACGGGCTGCCGATGGCCGAGGTGTCCGGCGGCCTCGTGGACGAGCAGGGCGACCTCGTGCGGCTCGTGCTGCTGCCGGCGCTGGCGCTGTTCGCCGGGCCACCGCTGCTACGCGTCTGGCTGAGCGGGTTCCTCACGCCCTGGAGACGCCCCGACCGCCCCGCCCGCTTCCTGCTGCCGACCTTCGTGCTCGTCCTCCTGTGGACCTTCGCCAACCCCTCGCAGCCGTACTACCCGGTGGGCGTCTTGCTGCCGGCCCTCGCGGTGGGGTGGGCCACCCCGGCGGTGGCGGAGCGGTGGAGCCGCGCGAGGAGCCGGACGGTCGTCGCCGCGAACGGCGTGGTGGCGTGCCTGCTCTGCCTGCCGGTCCTGCCGCCCACCGAGACGTGGGTGTCCGCCGTGTCCCGGCTCAACCCGACCATCCGCGACCAGGTCGGCTGGCCCGGCTACGCTCAGCAGATCAGCGACCTGCGCCGACCCGGCGAGGCCGTCGTCACCGACACCTACGCCCTGGCCGGCGCCGTGCACCGCTACGGGAGCTCGGCCGACCGGGCCGCGGTGCACTCGGGGCACAACGCGCTCTGGGACCTGGGGCCGCCCGAGGGGGACGAGGTCCTGCTGGTCGGCGAGGACGCCGTCGCCCGACGGGGGGACTTCGGCCGCTGCGGGGCGGCGACGGAGCTCGACACCGGCCCGGTGGTGCATCCCCGGCTCGAGCACGTGCCCGTCCTGCACTGCGTGGACCCGGTCGCCGACTGGGCGACGCTGTGGCCACGGTTCCGCCGCCTGGGCGGATGA
- a CDS encoding glycosyltransferase, with translation MAAIGSRGDVLPFTHLAGRFADAGHEVTLVTHATLVGAGHPGLRVADVSSDPEELLAGPAARAVRRGSPRQLSRNRQLFADFIDSARQPSLEALDRADVLVASTFAIAAVHEALDRSVPVVRAHMWPEHADLRGVMPLLPYSWWLPAPARVLARRALRRVEPYLGGVDGGWRRGRLHLVARHPVSLTTSTLGSLYAYSPELVADEPTDGTVTGWWTGSGPDRPLTPRVAQALDHGGDWIYVGFGSMHQRDPGALLRRVDAVCARLGVRAVVQVPGAPAVDLPHLLAVTDEPHDELFRRVHAVVHHGGAGTTGAAVRAGAPSVVVPHFADQFYWGSRLHLLGVAPRPVPRALATTGALARAVEAALDAPVRRQARELAARVRGQDGCGVAVRQVEEWLAHAESR, from the coding sequence GTGGCTGCCATCGGCAGCCGGGGTGACGTGCTGCCCTTCACCCACCTCGCGGGGCGCTTCGCCGACGCCGGTCACGAGGTCACCCTCGTCACGCACGCGACGCTGGTCGGCGCCGGGCACCCCGGGCTGAGGGTGGCGGACGTGTCGAGCGACCCCGAGGAGCTGCTCGCCGGGCCGGCCGCCCGAGCCGTACGTCGTGGGAGCCCGCGGCAGCTCAGCCGCAACCGGCAGCTGTTCGCCGACTTCATCGACTCCGCCCGCCAGCCCTCGCTCGAGGCCCTGGACCGGGCGGACGTCCTGGTGGCGTCCACCTTCGCCATCGCCGCGGTCCACGAGGCCCTGGACCGGTCCGTGCCGGTGGTGCGGGCCCACATGTGGCCGGAGCACGCGGACCTGCGGGGGGTCATGCCCCTGCTGCCGTACTCGTGGTGGTTGCCGGCACCGGCCCGGGTCCTCGCCCGACGTGCCCTGCGTAGGGTGGAGCCCTACCTGGGCGGTGTCGACGGGGGGTGGCGGCGCGGGCGGCTGCACCTCGTCGCGCGACACCCGGTGAGCCTGACGACCTCCACGCTCGGCTCGCTCTACGCCTACAGCCCCGAGCTCGTCGCCGACGAGCCGACGGACGGCACGGTGACCGGGTGGTGGACGGGGAGCGGGCCCGACCGTCCGCTGACCCCGCGGGTGGCTCAGGCGCTGGACCACGGCGGGGACTGGATCTACGTCGGCTTTGGGTCGATGCACCAGCGCGACCCGGGCGCCCTGCTGCGCCGGGTGGACGCGGTGTGCGCCCGGCTCGGCGTGCGGGCGGTCGTGCAGGTGCCGGGTGCCCCGGCGGTGGACCTGCCGCACCTTTTGGCCGTCACGGACGAGCCGCACGACGAGCTGTTCCGCCGGGTGCACGCGGTCGTGCACCACGGCGGGGCGGGGACGACCGGGGCGGCGGTCCGGGCGGGTGCCCCGTCGGTCGTCGTCCCACACTTCGCCGACCAGTTCTACTGGGGCAGCCGTCTGCACCTGCTGGGGGTGGCACCCCGCCCGGTCCCCCGGGCCCTGGCGACGACCGGGGCGCTGGCGCGGGCGGTCGAGGCCGCCCTGGACGCACCCGTCCGCCGGCAGGCCCGCGAGCTGGCGGCGCGTGTACGCGGCCAGGACGGGTGCGGGGTCGCCGTCCGGCAGGTCGAGGAGTGGCTGGCCCACGCGGAGAGCAGGTGA
- a CDS encoding SOS response-associated peptidase gives MCGRYAASAHPDELVEAYDIDLDATGEVSRSVLKSPQQPPPGEPDFNMAPSKQAPVVLTRRPRGGSGEDEQVENSGQGAATAPVRQLRLLTWGLVPSWAKDPSIGSRRINARQETLLDKPAFSRPALRRRCLVPISGWYEWQVSPVATDARGKPRKQPFYVTRADDVPLALAGVYEFWRDPTTSEDDPLGWVVSYAVVTTSAEPGLDRIHDRQPLALEPAQWEDWLDPGLTEAGEVRSIIDAAHVPGRFQAWPVGRSVGSSRSSGPQLLEPVPTEELVGVVDPVTGEVLGG, from the coding sequence ATGTGCGGCAGGTATGCCGCGAGCGCCCACCCGGACGAGCTCGTCGAGGCCTACGACATCGACCTCGACGCGACCGGCGAGGTGTCGCGCAGCGTGCTCAAGAGCCCGCAGCAGCCGCCCCCGGGCGAGCCGGACTTCAACATGGCCCCCAGCAAGCAGGCGCCCGTCGTGCTGACCCGCAGGCCGCGGGGCGGCTCCGGTGAGGACGAGCAGGTCGAGAACTCCGGCCAGGGAGCGGCGACGGCTCCTGTCCGGCAGCTGCGACTGCTCACCTGGGGGCTGGTCCCCTCCTGGGCCAAGGACCCCTCGATCGGCTCGCGCAGGATCAACGCCCGGCAGGAGACGCTGCTGGACAAGCCCGCCTTCTCCCGGCCGGCACTGCGACGTCGATGCCTCGTGCCGATCAGCGGGTGGTACGAGTGGCAGGTCAGCCCGGTCGCCACCGACGCCAGGGGCAAGCCGCGCAAGCAACCCTTCTACGTCACCCGGGCCGACGACGTGCCGCTGGCCCTCGCCGGTGTCTACGAGTTCTGGCGGGACCCCACCACGAGCGAGGACGACCCGCTCGGGTGGGTCGTGTCGTATGCCGTCGTGACCACCAGCGCGGAGCCCGGCCTGGACCGCATCCACGACCGACAGCCGCTCGCGCTGGAGCCGGCGCAGTGGGAGGACTGGTTGGACCCCGGACTGACCGAGGCGGGCGAGGTGAGATCCATCATCGACGCGGCGCACGTCCCCGGTCGGTTCCAGGCCTGGCCCGTCGGCCGCTCGGTCGGCAGCTCCCGGAGCTCGGGCCCGCAGCTCCTCGAGCCGGTCCCGACCGAGGAGCTGGTGGGTGTGGTCGACCCCGTCACCGGAGAGGTGCTCGGCGGGTGA
- a CDS encoding pyridoxal phosphate-dependent aminotransferase, translating to MTSTPRTARLRPLTQPAKLQNVLYEIRGPVAARAAALEAEGHRILKLNIGNPAPFGFEAPDIILQDMIAALPTAQGYSESKGILSARRAVVSRYQDEPGFPDLDVDRVYLGNGVSELIMMTLNALLDPGDEVLVPAPDYPLWTAATSLAGGIPRHYLCDEEDGWNPQVEDIRAKITPRTKALVIINPNNPTGAVYSREVLEQIVELAREHSLLLLADEIYDRIVYDDARHVSVAALAPDLLCLTFNGLSKTYRVAGYRAGWVAITGPTSHARGFLEGVELLASTRLCPNVPAQHAIQVAVSGHQSIEELIRPGGRLAEQRDIAVSMLDSMDGVSCVRPRGALYVFPRLDPEVHEIHDDVQLCLDLLESEKILVVHGTGFNWPTPDHLRVVTLPWGSDLQAALERMGNFLAGYRQ from the coding sequence GTGACCTCGACCCCGCGCACCGCCCGGCTCCGCCCGCTCACCCAGCCGGCCAAGCTCCAGAACGTCCTCTACGAGATCCGGGGCCCGGTGGCCGCCCGGGCCGCGGCGCTGGAGGCGGAGGGGCACCGCATCCTCAAGCTCAACATCGGCAACCCTGCGCCCTTCGGCTTCGAGGCCCCCGACATCATCCTGCAGGACATGATCGCGGCGCTGCCCACGGCACAGGGCTACTCCGAGTCCAAGGGCATCCTGTCCGCCCGCCGCGCGGTGGTCTCGCGCTACCAGGACGAGCCCGGCTTCCCCGACCTCGACGTGGACCGGGTCTACCTCGGCAACGGCGTCTCCGAGCTCATCATGATGACGCTCAACGCGCTGCTGGACCCCGGCGACGAAGTCCTCGTCCCGGCCCCGGACTACCCGTTGTGGACGGCGGCGACCAGCCTGGCGGGGGGCATACCCCGGCACTACCTCTGCGACGAGGAGGACGGCTGGAACCCCCAGGTCGAGGACATCCGGGCCAAGATCACACCCCGGACCAAGGCCCTCGTCATCATCAACCCCAACAACCCCACGGGCGCCGTCTACTCGCGCGAGGTGCTGGAGCAGATCGTCGAGCTCGCCCGGGAGCACTCGCTGCTCCTGCTCGCGGACGAGATCTACGACCGGATCGTCTACGACGACGCCCGCCACGTGTCCGTGGCCGCGCTGGCGCCGGACCTGCTGTGCCTCACCTTCAACGGTCTCTCCAAGACCTACCGGGTCGCCGGCTACCGCGCGGGGTGGGTGGCGATCACCGGACCGACCTCGCACGCCCGCGGCTTCCTCGAGGGCGTCGAGCTGCTGGCCTCCACCCGCCTGTGCCCCAACGTCCCCGCGCAGCACGCGATCCAGGTGGCGGTCTCGGGCCACCAGAGCATCGAGGAGCTCATCCGCCCCGGCGGGCGGCTGGCCGAGCAGCGGGACATCGCCGTCTCGATGCTCGACTCCATGGACGGGGTGAGCTGCGTGCGGCCGCGGGGCGCGCTCTACGTCTTCCCCCGGCTCGACCCGGAGGTCCACGAGATCCACGACGACGTCCAGCTCTGCCTGGACCTGCTCGAGAGCGAGAAGATCCTCGTGGTCCACGGGACCGGCTTCAACTGGCCGACCCCCGACCACCTCCGCGTGGTCACGCTGCCCTGGGGCAGCGACCTGCAGGCCGCGCTGGAGCGCATGGGCAACTTCCTGGCGGGCTACCGGCAATGA
- a CDS encoding sigma-70 family RNA polymerase sigma factor produces MTTDQPAVDQVDAEEQAEADANVDVATEDPADRAARFEREAMPLLDQMYSAALRTTRNPTDAEDLVQETYAKAFAAFHQYRPGTNLRAWMYRILTNSYINSYRKKQRQPLESDSSDVEDYQLARAASHSSTGLRSAEAEALDHLPDSDVTRALASIGEDFRMAVYLADVEGFAYKEIAEIMDTPIGTVMSRLHRGRKQLRELLTDYAVERGIVREGEGS; encoded by the coding sequence ATGACTACCGATCAGCCGGCGGTCGACCAGGTCGACGCCGAGGAGCAGGCCGAGGCCGACGCCAACGTCGACGTCGCCACCGAGGATCCGGCGGACCGCGCCGCGCGCTTCGAGCGGGAGGCCATGCCCCTGCTCGACCAGATGTACAGCGCCGCCCTCCGGACGACCCGCAACCCGACGGACGCCGAGGACCTGGTGCAGGAGACCTACGCCAAGGCCTTCGCGGCGTTCCACCAGTACCGCCCGGGGACCAACCTGCGTGCCTGGATGTACCGCATCCTCACCAACTCCTACATCAACAGCTACCGCAAGAAGCAGCGTCAGCCGCTGGAGTCGGACTCCTCCGACGTCGAGGACTACCAGCTCGCGCGGGCCGCCTCGCACTCCTCGACCGGCCTGCGGTCCGCGGAGGCCGAGGCGCTGGACCACCTGCCGGACAGCGACGTGACGCGAGCCCTGGCCAGCATCGGCGAGGACTTCCGGATGGCGGTCTACCTCGCCGACGTGGAGGGCTTCGCCTACAAGGAGATCGCGGAGATCATGGACACCCCGATCGGGACGGTGATGTCGCGGCTGCACCGGGGTCGCAAGCAGCTGCGTGAGCTGCTCACCGACTACGCCGTCGAGCGAGGGATCGTCCGGGAAGGGGAGGGGTCGTGA
- the rsrA gene encoding mycothiol system anti-sigma-R factor, whose translation MSERPRDTSTDSSGSTDCAGVLLRLFEFVDNETGPVDRERIREHLDECGSCLAEYDRELLLKALVRRACVRQSAPEALRAQILTRITSTSVTVVRRTEG comes from the coding sequence ATGAGCGAGCGCCCCAGGGACACCTCCACCGACTCCTCCGGCAGCACGGACTGCGCGGGAGTGCTGCTCCGGCTCTTCGAGTTCGTCGACAACGAGACCGGCCCGGTCGACCGGGAGCGGATCCGCGAGCACCTCGACGAGTGCGGGTCCTGCCTGGCCGAGTACGACCGCGAGCTGCTGCTCAAGGCGCTGGTGCGCCGCGCCTGCGTGCGGCAGTCGGCACCTGAGGCGCTGCGCGCCCAGATCCTCACCCGGATCACGAGCACCAGCGTGACCGTGGTGCGCAGGACCGAGGGCTGA
- a CDS encoding 50S ribosomal protein bL37: MSKRARKRRDRKKKAANHGRKPNA, from the coding sequence ATGAGCAAGCGTGCACGCAAGCGCCGCGACCGCAAGAAAAAGGCGGCCAACCACGGCCGCAAGCCCAACGCCTGA